The proteins below are encoded in one region of Pseudomonas azadiae:
- a CDS encoding tail protein X — MRRVRSIAGDSVNLLLYRDLGRCDDAAEETLWRLNPELAEYGPVLPAGVWVTVPEMPARPSAVRPVLAWD, encoded by the coding sequence ATGCGTAGAGTGCGAAGTATTGCCGGTGATTCGGTCAACCTGCTGCTCTATCGCGACTTGGGCCGTTGCGATGATGCGGCCGAGGAAACCCTGTGGCGCTTAAACCCCGAGCTGGCTGAATACGGCCCGGTGCTGCCGGCCGGTGTGTGGGTGACGGTGCCGGAGATGCCCGCGCGGCCGAGTGCCGTGCGACCTGTTTTGGCATGGGATTAA
- a CDS encoding contractile injection system protein, VgrG/Pvc8 family has translation MAQGFTPVVEFYGANAALLNQRLMHWSHTDAAGIETDRLELTLSIEGLESLPSLSGKIGLRVGYLETGVVEKGEFFITQRTPVLFPMRLMIVATAAPFSVADASGYRQRRSASYGPTTLGALFRQLVSRHGFSPRVAPALEGIAIPHIDQSNESDMAFITRLAKRYSAVTKPINELYVLAEAGQVKSLSGQQLPEVTVSVTADNRPGERAFISAKLDETSRSKYQGSRVSWWDSAAGQQRVVQVGIAPFKTLRQRCQNETEARAVAEGELRRVGREGLKLLVDCPGNPLLSAEGLLLLDETWPAYMQGRWSIAKVTHVGDATTGYRSSIIAGGLSA, from the coding sequence ATGGCACAGGGATTTACGCCAGTGGTGGAGTTTTACGGTGCCAACGCGGCGCTGCTCAATCAACGCCTGATGCACTGGAGCCACACCGACGCGGCGGGCATTGAGACCGACCGGCTGGAACTGACCCTCAGTATCGAGGGGCTCGAGAGCCTGCCCAGCCTGAGTGGCAAGATCGGTTTGCGCGTCGGCTACCTCGAGACGGGCGTGGTGGAAAAGGGCGAGTTTTTCATCACCCAAAGAACACCCGTGCTGTTTCCCATGCGCTTGATGATTGTGGCCACGGCAGCGCCCTTCAGCGTGGCGGACGCCAGCGGTTATCGCCAGCGGCGGTCCGCCAGTTACGGGCCGACCACCCTGGGGGCGCTGTTTCGCCAATTGGTCAGCCGTCACGGTTTTTCACCGCGCGTGGCGCCTGCTCTGGAGGGCATTGCGATCCCTCATATCGACCAGTCCAACGAAAGCGACATGGCCTTTATCACGCGGCTCGCCAAGCGCTACAGCGCCGTCACCAAGCCGATCAATGAGCTGTATGTGCTGGCTGAGGCCGGTCAGGTCAAGTCGCTTTCCGGGCAACAACTGCCGGAGGTGACAGTGTCGGTGACTGCAGACAATCGCCCCGGTGAGCGTGCCTTTATCAGCGCCAAACTGGATGAAACGTCGCGGTCCAAATACCAGGGCAGCCGCGTCAGTTGGTGGGATTCGGCCGCCGGCCAGCAGCGCGTGGTCCAGGTCGGGATCGCTCCGTTCAAGACCCTGCGCCAGCGTTGCCAGAACGAAACGGAAGCGCGTGCAGTGGCCGAAGGCGAACTGCGCCGTGTGGGGCGCGAAGGCCTGAAGTTGCTGGTCGACTGTCCAGGTAACCCGTTGTTGTCCGCCGAAGGCTTGCTGCTGCTGGATGAGACTTGGCCGGCCTATATGCAGGGGCGCTGGTCGATTGCCAAGGTGACTCATGTCGGCGACGCGACGACGGGCTACCGCAGTTCGATCATCGCTGGCGGCTTGTCGGCCTAG
- a CDS encoding phage tail protein: protein MRQQMVLGDFIFGLSRGFAYSTLIRNSDGGWSDLAIIASKPLSRQIGQKLEKLTFGGTAMYAVGMERLDELRALQNARAPLPLADGIGRNWGLWRINSVVEKQSNVIDDGTAMVMAWTLELEEFVNA, encoded by the coding sequence CGACTTTATTTTTGGCCTGTCCCGAGGCTTTGCCTATTCCACATTGATCCGCAACAGCGATGGCGGCTGGAGCGACCTGGCGATCATCGCCAGCAAACCCCTGTCCCGGCAGATCGGGCAGAAGCTGGAAAAACTCACGTTTGGCGGCACGGCCATGTACGCGGTCGGCATGGAGCGGCTGGACGAGTTGCGTGCGTTGCAAAACGCACGAGCACCGTTGCCGTTGGCCGATGGCATTGGGCGCAACTGGGGCTTGTGGCGGATCAATTCAGTCGTGGAAAAGCAGAGCAATGTGATCGACGACGGCACCGCCATGGTCATGGCCTGGACCCTGGAACTGGAGGAGTTCGTCAATGCGTAG